The following are from one region of the Thiocapsa rosea genome:
- a CDS encoding DUF29 domain-containing protein: MPKQTAEHASYDRDYHAWLTESAALLREGCLSDIDFAQIAEELEDMGRSERRAIESYLKVLIVHLLKWQHQTERRGPSWQLSIANSRDAIGRRLRESPSLRPKLPEMVVERYPNARQHAALETGLDLADLPETCPFTVAQLLDDGYWGA, encoded by the coding sequence ATGCCGAAACAGACTGCCGAGCACGCAAGCTACGATCGCGATTACCACGCCTGGCTGACGGAGAGCGCGGCGCTCCTGCGCGAAGGTTGCCTGAGCGACATCGACTTTGCGCAAATTGCCGAGGAGCTCGAGGACATGGGCAGGAGCGAGCGTCGGGCAATCGAGAGTTATCTCAAGGTCCTGATCGTTCATCTGCTCAAATGGCAGCACCAAACCGAGCGACGCGGCCCGAGCTGGCAACTCTCGATTGCCAACTCTCGGGACGCGATCGGTCGGCGCCTTCGCGAGAGCCCCAGTCTTCGGCCGAAGCTTCCGGAGATGGTCGTGGAGCGTTATCCGAACGCTCGCCAGCATGCGGCGCTCGAGACGGGTTTGGATCTCGCCGATCTGCCGGAGACCTGCCCATTCACCGTCGCGCAACTCTTGGACGATGGCTACTGGGGTGCATGA
- a CDS encoding histidine phosphatase family protein, whose translation MSEILVDLIRHGEPVGGARYRGNGTDDPLSPAGWLQMTAALGEAAPWDQIISSPMSRCRVFAADLAGRHGLPLVVDPGLIEVGMGAWEGRARSAVAEEEPERFAAFYRDPVGERPAGAEPLERLLARVSDAYARHLAAYPGRRLLIVCHAGVMRALIGHLLGADARRWYRIRIDYAGLVRVRHGRLGPSIEWVNARTLF comes from the coding sequence ATGTCCGAGATCCTGGTCGATCTGATCCGTCACGGCGAGCCCGTCGGCGGTGCGCGTTATCGCGGCAACGGGACCGACGACCCGCTCAGCCCGGCGGGCTGGTTGCAGATGACCGCGGCGCTGGGCGAGGCGGCGCCCTGGGATCAGATCATCAGCTCGCCGATGTCGCGCTGCCGCGTCTTTGCCGCGGATCTTGCCGGGCGGCACGGTTTGCCGCTGGTCGTCGACCCCGGCCTGATCGAGGTCGGCATGGGCGCCTGGGAAGGGCGCGCCCGCAGCGCCGTTGCCGAGGAAGAGCCCGAGCGCTTCGCTGCCTTCTATCGCGACCCTGTCGGAGAGCGCCCGGCCGGCGCCGAGCCGTTGGAGCGCCTGCTTGCGCGGGTGTCGGACGCCTACGCGCGTCATCTTGCCGCCTATCCGGGCCGCCGGCTGCTGATCGTCTGCCACGCCGGGGTGATGCGGGCGCTCATCGGCCACCTGCTCGGTGCCGATGCCCGCCGCTGGTATCGCATCCGGATCGACTACGCCGGACTGGTGCGGGTCCGGCACGGGCGTCTCGGTCCGAGCATCGAGTGGGTCAATGCGCGCACGTTGTTCTAG
- a CDS encoding bacteriohemerythrin produces the protein MTRLLTWHDEWSLNIDLVDAEHRGLIEQLADICHRFGPEASPRRSGDAFALIDALTDLGEAVREHFKREEELMQAVGYEDIAEHCTEHALLMAEYTDQLRRWRAEGLDVFDEDAQENARDWILDHILGADRDFAKAFHEMDDRLSATRDRSGVAVWAQLNAARRGL, from the coding sequence ATGACAAGGCTTTTGACTTGGCACGACGAATGGTCTCTCAACATCGATCTCGTGGATGCGGAGCACCGAGGGCTGATTGAGCAGCTCGCGGACATCTGTCACCGTTTCGGTCCCGAGGCATCCCCGCGACGCTCCGGCGACGCCTTCGCCCTCATCGATGCCCTGACCGATCTCGGCGAAGCCGTGCGGGAGCATTTCAAACGGGAAGAGGAACTGATGCAGGCCGTCGGCTACGAGGACATCGCCGAGCACTGCACCGAGCATGCGCTCTTGATGGCCGAGTACACCGACCAGCTACGCCGCTGGCGTGCGGAGGGCCTCGACGTCTTCGACGAGGATGCGCAGGAAAACGCGCGAGACTGGATCCTGGACCATATCCTGGGCGCGGATCGCGACTTCGCGAAGGCGTTCCACGAAATGGACGACCGCTTGTCCGCGACCCGGGACCGCTCCGGCGTCGCGGTGTGGGCGCAGCTCAACGCGGCCCGAAGAGGTCTTTGA
- the sdhB gene encoding succinate dehydrogenase iron-sulfur subunit, producing MTEQPIHLRIRRQDRPDTAPYWQEFAILGHSDHNIVSLLMALRENPVTISGERVDPIVWEHNCMEEVCGSCAMLINGVPRPSCSALVADLDQPIRLEPLPKFPVVRDLLVDRRRIDQGLKQVKAWIKIDGVWDTHEGAPRIGPDAWAADYLYSRCMSCGCCMAACPQFGPHSSFIGPAPLAQARLMNAHPTGRYDKTERLHAIMAEGGLSDCGNAQNCVRVCPKEIPLTTAIGELGRQTTVQLLKDLFGPR from the coding sequence ATGACCGAGCAGCCGATCCACTTGCGCATCCGCCGTCAGGACCGTCCCGACACCGCACCCTATTGGCAGGAGTTCGCGATTCTCGGCCATTCCGACCACAACATCGTCTCGTTGCTGATGGCCTTGCGGGAGAACCCGGTCACGATCTCGGGCGAGCGGGTCGACCCGATTGTCTGGGAGCACAACTGCATGGAGGAGGTCTGCGGCTCCTGCGCCATGCTGATCAACGGTGTCCCGCGGCCCTCCTGCTCGGCCCTCGTTGCCGATCTCGATCAGCCGATCCGCCTGGAGCCCTTGCCGAAATTTCCGGTCGTGCGCGACCTGCTGGTCGATCGTCGACGGATCGACCAGGGTCTGAAGCAGGTCAAGGCGTGGATCAAGATCGACGGCGTCTGGGACACGCATGAAGGCGCCCCGCGTATCGGACCGGATGCCTGGGCGGCGGATTATCTCTACAGCCGCTGCATGTCCTGCGGCTGTTGCATGGCCGCTTGTCCGCAGTTCGGGCCGCACTCAAGCTTTATCGGCCCGGCGCCGCTGGCCCAGGCCCGCCTGATGAACGCCCATCCGACCGGGCGTTACGATAAGACGGAGCGTCTGCACGCCATCATGGCCGAGGGCGGCTTGAGCGATTGCGGCAACGCACAGAACTGCGTGCGGGTCTGCCCCAAGGAGATCCCCTTGACGACGGCGATCGGCGAGCTTGGGCGTCAGACCACGGTACAGTTGCTCAAAGACCTCTTCGGGCCGCGTTGA
- the sdhA gene encoding succinate dehydrogenase (quinone) flavoprotein subunit — protein MSKPNVIVIGGGLGGLWATLRIADAGFPVTLFSLFEVKRSHSVCAQGGINAVLDTKGQHDSIRQHIIDTIKGGEYLANQPPVKSMCEDAPGLIRTFERMGVTFSRTPEGLLDQRLFGGVKNKRTCFAGASTGQQLLYGVDQQVRRLESEGKVVKHEWWEFLSLLLDSAGVCRGIVAMDLNSLEVRAFSADAVVVASGGMGQLYAPKSTTSTNSTGAAASRCYRQGAWMANAEFFQFHPTAMMGHDKNRLMSEAARGEGGRIWVPKTPGDRRPPKTIPEAERFYFLEEFFPAYGNTVARDEAARAIWTVTRQMGLGIGGDGGDRVYLDLTHLDAAFIGSRLGAILEIYRKFAGVDPMTEPMEIFPAAHYGMGGLWVDFERSADGGIQPESPRNHATNIPGLYACGECDYAYHGANRLGANSLLSASYSGRVAGEAVVSYLKGLASDRGPLSPEIPQAEVVRQQAINADLMQAEGADTPYLIQKELGALMTGKVGVVRSNPELESALGELQVLRERLSKARLGESSTWANQSLAFARQLGDMIELAGVVTRGALARDECRGAHYKPAFRIPIPEGRFAGDPEFEAYRDRWHANNAQWLKTTIAEHTEDGPRLSYREVDLSVYAPTEPRDYR, from the coding sequence ATGAGCAAGCCGAACGTGATCGTCATCGGCGGCGGCTTGGGCGGACTCTGGGCGACCTTGCGGATCGCCGATGCGGGTTTTCCGGTCACGCTCTTCTCGCTCTTCGAGGTCAAGCGCAGTCACTCGGTCTGTGCCCAAGGCGGCATCAATGCCGTGCTCGACACTAAGGGGCAGCATGACTCGATCCGTCAGCACATCATCGACACCATCAAGGGCGGCGAGTATCTGGCGAATCAGCCGCCGGTGAAGAGCATGTGCGAGGATGCACCGGGCCTGATCCGCACCTTCGAGCGCATGGGCGTGACCTTCTCGCGCACGCCCGAGGGCTTGCTCGACCAACGTCTCTTCGGCGGCGTGAAGAACAAGCGAACCTGCTTTGCCGGTGCCAGTACCGGGCAACAGCTCCTCTACGGCGTCGACCAGCAGGTCCGGCGACTGGAGTCCGAGGGCAAGGTCGTCAAGCATGAGTGGTGGGAGTTCTTGTCCTTGTTGCTGGATTCTGCCGGCGTCTGTCGCGGCATCGTGGCGATGGATCTGAACAGCCTCGAGGTGCGTGCCTTTTCGGCCGATGCGGTCGTGGTCGCGAGCGGCGGCATGGGCCAGCTCTATGCGCCCAAGAGCACGACCTCGACCAATTCGACTGGTGCTGCGGCGAGCCGCTGCTACCGACAGGGTGCCTGGATGGCGAACGCCGAGTTCTTCCAATTCCACCCCACCGCCATGATGGGGCACGACAAGAATCGGCTCATGAGCGAGGCGGCGCGCGGGGAGGGCGGGCGCATCTGGGTGCCGAAGACGCCCGGCGATCGGCGTCCGCCCAAGACCATCCCGGAGGCCGAGCGCTTCTATTTCCTGGAGGAATTCTTCCCGGCCTACGGCAACACGGTCGCCCGCGACGAGGCGGCGCGGGCCATCTGGACCGTGACCCGACAGATGGGCCTCGGCATCGGCGGTGACGGCGGCGACCGGGTCTATCTCGATCTCACGCACCTGGATGCTGCATTCATCGGCTCGCGCCTGGGCGCCATCCTGGAGATCTATCGCAAGTTCGCCGGCGTCGACCCGATGACCGAGCCGATGGAGATCTTTCCGGCGGCGCATTACGGTATGGGCGGTCTCTGGGTCGACTTCGAACGTTCCGCCGACGGCGGAATCCAACCCGAGAGCCCGCGTAATCACGCCACCAACATCCCCGGACTCTACGCGTGCGGCGAGTGCGATTACGCCTATCACGGGGCCAATCGACTGGGTGCCAACTCGCTCCTGTCGGCGAGCTACTCGGGTCGGGTCGCCGGGGAAGCGGTGGTGAGCTACCTGAAGGGTCTCGCCTCGGATCGCGGCCCGCTGTCACCGGAGATCCCGCAGGCCGAGGTCGTGCGACAGCAGGCGATCAACGCGGATCTGATGCAGGCCGAGGGAGCGGACACGCCTTATTTGATCCAGAAGGAGCTTGGCGCGCTGATGACGGGAAAAGTGGGCGTGGTGCGCTCGAACCCGGAGCTGGAGTCTGCCCTCGGCGAGCTTCAGGTGCTGAGGGAGCGCTTGAGCAAGGCGCGCCTCGGCGAGTCGAGTACCTGGGCGAATCAGAGTCTGGCCTTCGCGCGCCAACTCGGCGACATGATCGAGCTGGCCGGAGTCGTGACCCGGGGTGCGCTGGCCCGCGACGAGTGTCGCGGTGCTCATTACAAACCCGCGTTTCGGATTCCGATCCCGGAGGGAAGGTTCGCGGGCGACCCCGAGTTCGAGGCGTATCGGGACCGCTGGCACGCGAACAACGCGCAGTGGCTCAAGACCACCATCGCCGAGCACACCGAGGACGGACCCAGACTCAGCTACCGGGAGGTGGACCTGAGCGTCTACGCGCCGACCGAGCCGAGGGATTATCGATGA
- a CDS encoding succinate dehydrogenase, with protein MSASIENPHFLLRRLHSLLGLLPVGAFLIFHLWENSQSRFGAEHYNEQVVAALKGMNYLPLMEIFVIALPLLFHAGYGLVITAQMRAELARYSYTRNRLYWLQRISGVGILLFLLVHVGMTRIAGIWDPSVGDDLFAHMQALLSQPWMLGLYLVGLLLSVFHLANGLASMAIVWGLTTSVRAQRLFGWVCFLLGLLLAAMGIHGLMGFLS; from the coding sequence ATGTCCGCATCCATCGAAAATCCGCATTTCCTCCTGCGTCGTCTGCACTCCCTGCTAGGCCTGCTCCCGGTCGGCGCCTTTCTGATCTTCCATCTCTGGGAGAACTCTCAGTCGCGCTTCGGTGCGGAACATTACAACGAGCAGGTCGTCGCGGCACTCAAGGGCATGAATTATCTGCCCTTGATGGAGATCTTCGTGATCGCGCTGCCGCTGCTCTTTCACGCCGGCTACGGGCTGGTGATCACGGCTCAGATGCGTGCCGAGCTTGCCCGCTACAGCTATACGCGCAATCGGCTGTACTGGCTGCAGCGGATCTCGGGCGTCGGCATCCTGCTCTTTCTCCTGGTGCATGTCGGGATGACGCGCATCGCCGGGATCTGGGATCCGAGCGTGGGCGATGACCTCTTCGCCCACATGCAGGCGCTGTTGAGTCAGCCTTGGATGCTCGGGCTGTATCTGGTCGGTCTGCTGCTTTCGGTGTTTCATCTGGCCAACGGGCTCGCCTCGATGGCGATCGTCTGGGGGCTCACGACCTCGGTTCGCGCGCAACGCCTGTTCGGTTGGGTCTGTTTTCTGCTCGGTCTGTTGTTGGCGGCCATGGGTATCCATGGCCTGATGGGGTTCCTCTCATGA
- a CDS encoding HipA domain-containing protein, whose amino-acid sequence MAHWIFILCGNTDDHARNHAAFWDGRPYRLTPAYDICPQARTGGEASQAMLLIGQRRDSRLAACLGAAPVFGFTLDAARTLIDDQIAVIEREWESVCDQAGLSQPERRALWGRQFLNPYCFEGYPTASPIPTGERPS is encoded by the coding sequence TTGGCGCACTGGATTTTCATTCTCTGCGGCAACACCGACGACCATGCGCGTAATCACGCCGCCTTTTGGGATGGCAGACCTTATCGGTTGACGCCGGCTTACGACATCTGCCCGCAGGCGCGCACCGGGGGCGAGGCGAGTCAGGCTATGCTGTTGATCGGCCAGCGGCGTGATAGCCGGCTTGCGGCCTGTCTTGGCGCGGCACCTGTCTTCGGTTTCACGCTCGATGCGGCCCGTACTCTGATCGACGATCAGATTGCCGTCATCGAGCGCGAGTGGGAGTCGGTTTGCGACCAAGCGGGACTGAGCCAGCCGGAGCGTCGTGCCTTGTGGGGGCGGCAGTTTCTCAACCCCTATTGTTTTGAGGGTTATCCGACCGCTTCACCGATCCCAACCGGCGAGCGTCCGAGTTAA
- a CDS encoding HipA N-terminal domain-containing protein encodes MTSDAPQAYVWVWLPGADMPVVAGLLRRDARGGYGFAYGRSYLAREDAISLFPDELPLQPGEQRQRDDGLPSCLRDAAPDAWGRRVIINRLSAGGVGSETARLELDELTYLLESGSDRIGALDFHSLRQHRRPCA; translated from the coding sequence ATGACTTCTGATGCGCCGCAGGCCTACGTCTGGGTGTGGCTGCCCGGAGCCGACATGCCGGTGGTGGCCGGTCTTCTGCGCCGTGATGCGCGAGGCGGCTACGGCTTTGCCTATGGGCGCTCCTATCTCGCGCGTGAGGATGCGATCAGTCTGTTTCCCGACGAGCTGCCGTTGCAGCCGGGTGAGCAGCGGCAACGCGACGACGGGTTGCCGTCGTGTCTGCGCGACGCAGCGCCCGACGCTTGGGGACGTCGGGTCATCATCAACCGCCTTTCGGCAGGCGGCGTCGGTTCCGAAACGGCGCGATTGGAGCTCGACGAGTTGACCTACCTGCTGGAGTCCGGATCCGATCGCATTGGCGCACTGGATTTTCATTCTCTGCGGCAACACCGACGACCATGCGCGTAA
- a CDS encoding helix-turn-helix domain-containing protein: protein MSRLLSPTTRQALKLLGGLIEEGRIRKGWSRESLAERVGVGALTIRRVTQGEPGVAIGTYFEAASLLDIPLFEQASLRELDREVARQSEKLTLLPSRIRRQREDRLDDDF from the coding sequence ATGAGCCGACTGCTCTCACCCACCACGCGCCAAGCCCTGAAGCTGTTGGGCGGATTGATCGAGGAAGGCCGGATCCGCAAGGGCTGGTCCAGGGAGAGTTTGGCTGAACGGGTTGGTGTGGGGGCGCTGACCATCCGGCGCGTGACACAAGGTGAGCCCGGCGTTGCCATCGGCACCTACTTTGAAGCTGCGTCGTTGTTGGATATTCCGCTGTTCGAGCAAGCCTCGCTGCGCGAGCTTGACCGAGAGGTAGCGCGTCAGAGCGAGAAACTGACGCTATTGCCCTCGCGAATCCGCCGCCAGCGCGAGGATCGGTTGGACGATGACTTCTGA
- a CDS encoding tRNA 2-thiocytidine biosynthesis TtcA family protein — protein MSHSEHNRSKPPKSLLRLVGRAIADFRMIGEGDRILLGVSGGKDSLSLLHILKHLQTYAPVRFELAVLTVDPQVPGFDPEHLKAYYEDLGIPWFYEQQPLMDQANEHMDGDSFCAYCSRMKRGIMYRICREQGYGVLALAQHLDDLAESLLMSLFHGGQLRTMKAHYLNNEGDVRIIRPLVYCRERQTADYAERAELPVVLDSCPACFSMPTRREHMKALLAREEAEHSHLFANILHALKPIMVEGELPQPGRADPP, from the coding sequence ATGAGCCACTCCGAGCACAATCGCTCCAAACCACCCAAGTCCCTTCTGCGGCTCGTCGGCCGTGCCATCGCGGACTTCCGCATGATCGGCGAGGGCGACCGCATCCTGCTCGGCGTCTCGGGCGGCAAGGACTCACTCTCCCTGCTGCACATCCTCAAGCACCTGCAGACCTATGCCCCGGTGCGCTTCGAACTGGCGGTGCTGACCGTCGATCCGCAGGTGCCGGGATTTGATCCCGAGCACCTCAAGGCATACTACGAGGACTTGGGTATACCCTGGTTCTACGAGCAGCAGCCCCTGATGGACCAGGCCAATGAGCATATGGACGGCGACTCCTTCTGCGCCTACTGCTCGCGCATGAAGCGCGGCATCATGTACCGCATCTGCCGCGAGCAGGGTTACGGCGTGCTAGCTCTGGCCCAGCATCTCGACGATCTGGCCGAGAGTCTCCTGATGTCGCTCTTCCACGGCGGCCAACTGCGCACCATGAAGGCCCATTACCTGAACAACGAGGGTGACGTGCGCATCATCCGCCCGCTGGTCTATTGCCGCGAGCGTCAGACCGCCGACTATGCCGAACGTGCCGAACTGCCGGTCGTCCTGGACTCCTGCCCTGCCTGTTTCTCCATGCCCACCCGCCGCGAGCACATGAAGGCCCTGTTGGCCCGCGAAGAGGCCGAGCACAGCCATCTCTTCGCCAACATCCTGCATGCGCTCAAGCCGATTATGGTTGAAGGGGAGCTGCCGCAACCCGGTCGGGCCGATCCCCCCTGA